The proteins below come from a single Asanoa ferruginea genomic window:
- a CDS encoding RidA family protein — translation MALTRLNPDGLHQPPGYHHVTVASSARTAYLAGQCPLDSAGDVVGEGDVFAQVDQVVANTLAALASVGAGPTDVVRTVIYVTDAAGGSLGDVWRRLLDSPLAPAFTSASTLLGVSRLGFPGQLVELDVTAALPD, via the coding sequence ATGGCGCTCACCAGGCTTAATCCCGACGGGCTGCACCAGCCGCCCGGCTACCACCATGTCACCGTGGCCAGCTCTGCGCGGACCGCATATCTCGCCGGGCAGTGTCCGCTCGACTCCGCCGGCGATGTCGTTGGCGAAGGGGACGTGTTCGCGCAGGTCGATCAAGTGGTGGCTAATACGTTGGCGGCGCTCGCCAGTGTGGGGGCCGGGCCGACCGACGTGGTGCGTACCGTGATTTATGTGACGGATGCGGCAGGCGGGAGTCTCGGGGACGTCTGGCGCCGGCTGCTCGACTCGCCGCTCGCACCGGCGTTCACCTCCGCCAGCACCCTGCTCGGCGTGAGCAGACTCGGCTTCCCAGGGCAGCTCGTCGAGCTCGACGTGACCGCCGCGCTGCCGGACTAA
- a CDS encoding O-methyltransferase yields MDQFLADLYADGVQHDAEQPDRLLRRRNLEPDTAALLAMLVRVAGARRVVEIGTSNGYSTIWLARAAGDIGGRVVTVDTQEWPGVRSNLSSAGVSVDLVLADGGAHLAALPSGSVDLLFLDAERTEYAGWWPDPIRVLRPGGVLAIDNVLSHPSEVAPFLALVAADPRCRSTTVPVGKGLSITWRAGA; encoded by the coding sequence ATGGACCAGTTCCTGGCGGACCTCTACGCCGACGGCGTGCAGCACGACGCGGAGCAGCCGGACCGCCTCCTCCGCCGCCGCAACCTCGAGCCCGACACGGCGGCGCTGCTGGCCATGCTGGTGCGGGTAGCCGGGGCGCGGCGGGTGGTCGAGATCGGCACGTCCAACGGCTATTCGACGATCTGGCTGGCGAGGGCGGCGGGGGATATCGGCGGTCGGGTGGTCACGGTCGACACGCAGGAGTGGCCCGGGGTCCGGTCGAACCTGTCTTCTGCCGGCGTCTCGGTCGACCTGGTCCTAGCCGACGGCGGGGCCCATCTTGCGGCGCTTCCGTCGGGCAGCGTCGACCTGTTGTTCCTCGACGCGGAACGCACCGAGTACGCCGGGTGGTGGCCGGACCCGATCCGAGTGCTCCGCCCCGGCGGGGTGCTGGCGATCGACAACGTGCTGTCCCACCCATCTGAGGTCGCGCCGTTTCTGGCCCTGGTGGCGGCGGATCCTCGTTGCCGCTCGACCACCGTTCCGGTGGGAAAGGGCCTGTCGATCACGTGGCGTGCTGGGGCCTAG
- a CDS encoding Gfo/Idh/MocA family protein produces the protein MSELLRVGVVGVGVMGADHAARLANRISGASLVAVSDPDGARAEAVASSYPGVQVIDSPLALVAADFVDAVLIASPGAAHEEQVLACLAAGKYVLCEKPLTVSSESALRLVTAERAGGRPLVQVGFMRRYDPAYTRLKSGLGRVLVLHNIHRNKTAPGSFGTEMIVRDSLVHEVDVSRWLFDDEIATISVLTPAPSALAPPGVSDPLVAIFRMTGGGIATNEVFVNSQLGYEVRCEAVGEQGSRFVDAALPLPDNFLSRFEAAYDLEVQSWVDACRRGEVTGPTTWDGYAATAVCEAGVRSLHDGGSPVAVALVR, from the coding sequence GTGAGTGAGTTGTTGCGGGTTGGTGTGGTCGGCGTTGGGGTGATGGGCGCCGACCACGCGGCCCGGCTAGCGAACCGAATTTCGGGGGCGTCGCTCGTCGCGGTGTCCGATCCGGACGGGGCGCGGGCTGAGGCGGTCGCGTCGTCGTACCCCGGCGTGCAGGTGATCGACTCTCCCCTCGCCTTGGTGGCGGCCGACTTCGTGGACGCGGTGCTGATCGCCTCCCCCGGCGCCGCGCACGAGGAGCAGGTGCTCGCGTGCCTGGCCGCCGGGAAGTATGTGCTGTGCGAGAAGCCGCTGACCGTGTCCAGCGAGTCGGCGCTGCGCCTGGTGACCGCGGAGCGCGCCGGCGGCCGGCCGCTCGTGCAGGTGGGGTTCATGCGGCGCTACGACCCGGCGTACACCCGGTTGAAGTCAGGTTTGGGTCGGGTCTTGGTGTTGCACAACATCCACCGCAACAAGACGGCACCAGGGTCTTTCGGCACCGAAATGATTGTGCGCGACTCGCTTGTGCACGAGGTCGACGTCTCGCGCTGGCTGTTCGACGACGAGATCGCGACCATCAGCGTGCTCACCCCGGCGCCGTCCGCGCTCGCGCCGCCCGGGGTGTCGGACCCGCTGGTGGCCATCTTCCGGATGACCGGCGGCGGCATCGCGACCAACGAGGTCTTCGTCAACAGCCAGCTGGGGTACGAGGTCCGCTGCGAAGCCGTCGGCGAGCAAGGCAGTCGTTTCGTGGACGCGGCGTTGCCCCTCCCCGACAATTTCCTCTCACGTTTCGAGGCGGCTTACGACCTGGAGGTCCAGTCGTGGGTCGACGCCTGCCGCCGCGGCGAGGTCACCGGCCCGACGACGTGGGACGGCTACGCGGCGACGGCGGTGTGCGAGGCGGGCGTACGGTCGCTGCACGACGGCGGCTCGCCGGTCGCCGTCGCATTAGTGAGGTGA
- a CDS encoding ATP-binding cassette domain-containing protein, with protein sequence MSAILSLSHVGKSYGNVHALRDVSLSVRQGEVTCVLGDNGAGKSTLIKIVSGLHAHTSGSVLLDDVPVHFGSPREAQANGIATVYQDLALAPLMSVWRNFFLGNELQRGLFRLDIAAMKRICAAELGKMGIVIPDLERPVASLSGGQRQCVAIARAIYFGARVIILDEPTAALGVKQSGVVLRYVVKARDAGLGVIFITHNPHHAYLVGNHFVILKLGRVVLDAHRDELTLEQLTAEMAGGDELTELSHELRGADPGKVVEPASVAPGSVEAPVAAGSAGLAGPAAAGATAEPGGAGGAGAAGGSDRLDGSAS encoded by the coding sequence ATGAGCGCCATCCTTTCGCTCTCTCACGTAGGAAAGAGCTATGGCAACGTGCACGCGCTGCGGGACGTGTCCTTGTCCGTGCGGCAGGGTGAGGTCACCTGCGTGTTGGGTGACAACGGTGCCGGCAAGTCGACGCTGATCAAGATCGTGTCGGGCTTGCATGCCCACACGTCTGGGTCTGTGCTGCTGGACGATGTCCCTGTCCACTTCGGATCGCCGCGCGAGGCGCAGGCCAACGGGATCGCGACGGTCTATCAGGATCTGGCCCTCGCGCCATTGATGTCGGTGTGGCGCAACTTCTTCCTCGGCAACGAGCTGCAACGCGGGTTGTTCCGGCTCGACATCGCTGCCATGAAGCGGATCTGCGCGGCGGAGCTCGGAAAGATGGGGATCGTGATCCCCGATCTGGAGCGGCCCGTTGCCAGCCTGTCGGGCGGTCAGCGGCAATGCGTGGCGATCGCACGGGCCATCTATTTCGGTGCGCGGGTCATCATCCTCGACGAGCCGACTGCGGCGTTGGGGGTGAAGCAGTCAGGGGTCGTGCTGCGGTATGTGGTCAAGGCGCGCGATGCCGGGCTCGGGGTCATCTTCATCACCCACAACCCGCACCACGCCTATCTGGTCGGCAACCACTTCGTGATTCTCAAGCTGGGCCGGGTCGTGCTGGATGCCCACCGCGACGAGCTGACGCTCGAGCAACTGACCGCGGAAATGGCGGGCGGCGATGAACTGACGGAGCTGAGCCACGAGCTGCGCGGAGCCGATCCGGGCAAGGTGGTCGAGCCTGCGTCCGTGGCGCCAGGGTCCGTCGAAGCGCCGGTCGCTGCCGGCTCAGCTGGTCTTGCCGGGCCTGCCGCTGCCGGCGCGACGGCCGAACCCGGCGGCGCTGGCGGAGCGGGCGCCGCCGGTGGTTCGGATCGTTTGGATGGTTCGGCTTCGTGA
- a CDS encoding ABC transporter permease — MTTVTELAAQDDRVASRPLAARLLSRPEVGSLVAAIVIFLLFMAVAAPFRNVANIGTILYGASTIGIMAVPVALLMIGGEFDLSAGVAVTTAGLSGSLLAWNFGLNVWVGVLLSLVLAVAIGAFNGWLLLRTGLPSFLVTLGTFFILQGVNLGVTRLATGNVASADISDMDGFASAHAVFGSEVSLGPVNLKITVLYWVLLTIIAAYVLLRTRIGNWIFAVGGDAAAARAVGVPVRSTKVGLFMAVGFCAWLSGMHLLFQFNTVQSGEGVGKEFIFIIAAVIGGCLLTGGYGSVVGASIGALIFGMTQLGINYAGWNPDWFRTFLGVMLLLATIVNLYVKRRADLR, encoded by the coding sequence GTGACAACCGTAACGGAGCTGGCGGCCCAGGACGACCGGGTCGCCAGCCGGCCGCTCGCGGCCAGACTGCTCAGCCGCCCCGAGGTCGGCTCACTGGTCGCGGCGATCGTCATCTTCCTGCTCTTCATGGCCGTCGCGGCACCGTTCCGCAACGTCGCCAACATCGGCACGATCCTCTATGGAGCGTCGACGATCGGCATCATGGCTGTGCCGGTCGCCCTGCTGATGATCGGCGGCGAGTTCGACCTGTCGGCCGGTGTCGCGGTGACGACGGCGGGCCTGTCCGGGTCGTTGCTGGCGTGGAACTTCGGCCTCAACGTCTGGGTCGGCGTGCTGCTGTCACTGGTGCTCGCGGTCGCGATCGGGGCGTTCAACGGCTGGCTGCTGTTACGCACCGGGCTGCCCAGCTTCCTGGTCACGCTGGGCACGTTCTTCATCCTCCAGGGCGTCAACCTGGGCGTCACCCGACTCGCGACCGGCAACGTGGCCAGCGCCGACATCAGCGACATGGACGGTTTCGCGTCGGCGCACGCGGTCTTCGGCTCGGAGGTCTCGCTGGGCCCGGTCAACCTGAAGATCACTGTTCTCTACTGGGTGCTACTGACGATCATCGCCGCGTACGTGCTGCTGCGTACCCGAATCGGAAACTGGATCTTCGCAGTCGGGGGTGACGCGGCCGCGGCCCGAGCGGTCGGCGTGCCTGTCCGATCGACGAAGGTCGGGCTGTTCATGGCCGTCGGCTTCTGCGCGTGGCTGTCCGGGATGCATCTGCTGTTCCAGTTCAACACCGTGCAGTCGGGCGAAGGCGTCGGAAAGGAGTTCATCTTCATCATCGCCGCGGTGATCGGCGGTTGCCTGCTGACCGGCGGCTACGGCTCGGTGGTCGGCGCATCGATCGGCGCCCTGATCTTCGGGATGACCCAGCTGGGCATCAACTACGCGGGCTGGAACCCGGACTGGTTCCGCACCTTCCTGGGTGTGATGCTGTTGCTGGCGACGATCGTGAACCTCTACGTGAAGAGGAGGGCGGACCTGCGATGA
- a CDS encoding sugar ABC transporter substrate-binding protein, which yields MKRRFRISLLAAGTALALAACSSSGGKQETTDTNNAGTADTPRMTVAFITHSGPGDTFWDLVRKGAEDAAKKDNVELQYQADPDGPGQANLVQSAVDKKVDGIAVTLAKPDAMKANVTKAVQAGVPVVALNGGIDAWQAMGVQGYFGQDERIAGRAAGQKLAADGGKKALCVIHEQGNVGLEARCDGAKDTFPNISKIYVTGTDMPGVQAAITSKLQQDKAIDRVLALGAPFALAAVQSVKDASSSAKVATFDTNKELVGAIKSGSVMWAVDQQPYLQGYLAVDSLWLYKTNGNTIGGGQATLTGPAFIDSGNVAAIEQYANNGKR from the coding sequence ATGAAGCGCAGATTCCGGATCTCCCTGCTGGCCGCCGGCACCGCCCTGGCGCTGGCCGCGTGCAGTTCCAGCGGCGGCAAACAGGAAACGACAGACACCAACAACGCCGGCACCGCCGACACCCCGCGGATGACCGTCGCGTTCATCACCCACTCCGGGCCCGGCGACACGTTCTGGGACCTGGTCCGCAAGGGCGCCGAGGACGCGGCCAAGAAGGACAATGTGGAGCTGCAATACCAGGCCGACCCCGACGGACCGGGCCAGGCCAACCTGGTGCAGTCAGCGGTCGACAAGAAAGTAGACGGCATCGCGGTGACCCTGGCCAAGCCCGACGCGATGAAGGCCAACGTGACCAAAGCCGTCCAGGCCGGCGTCCCGGTGGTCGCGCTCAACGGCGGCATCGACGCCTGGCAGGCGATGGGCGTGCAGGGCTACTTCGGCCAGGACGAGCGGATCGCCGGCCGCGCCGCCGGGCAGAAACTCGCCGCCGACGGCGGGAAGAAGGCGCTCTGCGTCATCCACGAGCAGGGCAACGTGGGCCTGGAGGCGCGCTGCGACGGCGCCAAGGACACCTTCCCCAACATTTCAAAGATTTACGTCACGGGTACGGATATGCCGGGCGTCCAAGCCGCGATCACCTCGAAACTCCAGCAGGACAAGGCGATCGATCGGGTGCTGGCACTTGGCGCCCCGTTCGCACTCGCCGCGGTGCAGTCGGTGAAGGACGCCAGCAGCTCCGCCAAGGTGGCCACCTTCGACACCAACAAGGAGCTAGTCGGGGCGATCAAGAGCGGCTCGGTGATGTGGGCGGTCGACCAGCAGCCCTACCTCCAGGGCTATCTGGCCGTCGACAGCCTGTGGCTCTACAAGACCAACGGCAACACCATCGGCGGTGGGCAGGCCACGCTGACCGGCCCGGCGTTCATCGACAGCGGCAACGTGGCCGCGATCGAGCAGTACGCCAACAACGGCAAGCGGTGA
- a CDS encoding Cgl0159 family (beta/alpha)8-fold protein: MGHPEAPPAARGLDGGKMLTRICLDDPDTVTTLESAAAAITGLAGHGVMALVEPFMAAREAGRVRNLLDPDSMIRAIHIAAGLGATSRHTWLKLPVVDDLPRVMDATTLPTLLLGGDPTGHPDETYAAWDRALHLPAVRGLVVGRALLFPPDGDVAAAVDTAAGLVHPSLDPS; this comes from the coding sequence TTGGGCCACCCGGAAGCGCCGCCCGCCGCTCGCGGCCTCGACGGCGGCAAGATGCTGACCCGGATCTGCCTCGACGACCCGGACACCGTCACGACCCTGGAGTCGGCCGCGGCGGCCATCACCGGGCTGGCCGGCCATGGGGTGATGGCGCTGGTCGAGCCGTTCATGGCGGCGCGGGAGGCCGGCCGCGTCCGCAACCTGCTCGACCCCGACTCGATGATCCGCGCGATCCACATCGCCGCCGGCCTCGGCGCCACGAGCCGGCACACCTGGCTAAAGCTGCCGGTCGTCGACGACCTACCCCGGGTCATGGACGCCACCACGCTGCCGACCCTGCTGCTCGGCGGCGATCCGACCGGCCACCCCGACGAGACGTACGCCGCCTGGGACCGCGCCCTGCACCTGCCCGCCGTCCGCGGGCTGGTGGTCGGCCGGGCACTGCTGTTCCCACCGGACGGCGACGTCGCCGCAGCGGTCGACACCGCGGCGGGGCTCGTACACCCATCCCTTGATCCGTCTTGA
- a CDS encoding Gfo/Idh/MocA family oxidoreductase: MRIGLVGVGRIGAFHAETLASRADLVVTDANLPAARAIGFPVADDITSLLASGIDGLVIAAATPAHAPLLTAAVAAGVPTFCEKPVAATLAETLAMTALVEGSGVPVQIGFQRRFDAGYRRVREAVASGSLGFVHTIRANTHDQAPPPAAYIATSGGIFRDCSVHDFDILRFVTGREVVTAYATGANKGEPFFTAAGDVDTGAAVLTLDDGTLALVSATRYNGGGHDVRMEVLGSAGALGVGLDQSLALTSAEAGVDFPTGPRHQSFMDRFRPAYQAELAAFVDVVRGDRPSPCTVRDALEAFRVAEACELSRAEGRPVALAEIKRA; encoded by the coding sequence ATGCGCATCGGCCTGGTTGGAGTGGGACGGATCGGCGCCTTCCACGCCGAGACACTGGCCTCCCGCGCCGATCTCGTGGTCACCGACGCCAACCTGCCCGCCGCCCGCGCGATCGGCTTCCCCGTGGCCGACGACATCACGTCCCTGCTCGCGTCCGGCATCGACGGCCTGGTCATCGCGGCCGCGACACCCGCACACGCGCCCCTGCTGACCGCCGCGGTCGCGGCCGGCGTGCCGACGTTCTGCGAGAAGCCGGTCGCCGCGACCCTGGCCGAGACGCTCGCGATGACCGCGCTCGTGGAGGGCAGCGGGGTGCCGGTGCAGATCGGCTTCCAGCGCCGCTTCGACGCCGGCTACCGCCGGGTGCGCGAGGCGGTTGCGAGCGGGTCACTGGGCTTCGTGCACACCATCCGGGCCAACACCCACGACCAGGCGCCACCACCGGCGGCCTACATCGCCACCTCGGGCGGCATCTTCCGCGACTGCTCGGTGCACGACTTCGACATCCTGCGGTTCGTGACCGGTCGCGAGGTGGTGACGGCCTACGCGACCGGCGCCAACAAGGGCGAGCCGTTCTTCACCGCGGCCGGCGACGTCGACACCGGCGCTGCCGTGTTGACGCTCGACGACGGCACCCTCGCGCTGGTGTCCGCGACCCGCTACAACGGCGGCGGCCACGACGTGCGGATGGAGGTGCTCGGCTCCGCCGGCGCGCTCGGCGTCGGGCTCGACCAGTCGCTGGCCCTGACCTCCGCCGAAGCCGGCGTCGACTTCCCCACCGGCCCGCGCCACCAGTCCTTCATGGACCGCTTCCGCCCGGCCTACCAGGCCGAACTGGCCGCGTTCGTCGACGTCGTCCGCGGCGACCGCCCCTCCCCCTGCACCGTCCGCGACGCCCTGGAGGCCTTCCGCGTCGCCGAGGCGTGCGAGCTGTCCCGGGCCGAGGGGCGACCGGTCGCCCTGGCCGAAATCAAAAGAGCGTGA
- a CDS encoding GntR family transcriptional regulator: MAIQVGVSIDRSSPVPLYHQLAEQLRAAIDDGRLQPGDPFENEIALAERLDLSRPTVRRAIQELVGQGLLLRRRGLGTTVANRKVHRRAGLTSLFDDLDRAAGRPSTTVLGYEPVLDERVAAELDLPADTELLSIVRLRMAGNQPLAILRNWLPPRASAVTREQLEEQGLYALLRARGIRPVVAHQEIAARMPTAAERRNLGLKASEPVLTMTRSAFDANGVAVEYGDHCYRAQDYRIDVTIDER; this comes from the coding sequence ATGGCGATCCAGGTGGGCGTGTCGATCGACCGGTCGTCGCCCGTGCCGCTCTACCACCAGCTCGCCGAGCAACTCCGCGCGGCGATCGACGACGGGCGCCTGCAGCCGGGCGATCCGTTCGAAAACGAGATCGCCCTCGCCGAGCGGCTCGACCTGTCCCGGCCGACCGTGCGGCGGGCCATCCAGGAGCTGGTCGGCCAGGGCCTGCTGCTGCGCCGGCGCGGGCTGGGCACCACGGTCGCCAACCGCAAAGTCCACCGCCGGGCCGGCCTTACCAGCCTCTTCGACGACCTCGACCGGGCCGCCGGGCGGCCGTCGACAACGGTGCTGGGCTACGAGCCGGTCCTCGACGAACGGGTCGCGGCCGAGCTCGACCTGCCGGCCGACACCGAGCTGCTGTCGATCGTGCGGCTGCGGATGGCCGGCAACCAGCCGCTGGCGATCCTGCGCAACTGGCTGCCACCGCGAGCATCCGCCGTCACCCGGGAGCAGTTGGAAGAGCAGGGGCTCTACGCGCTGCTACGGGCCCGCGGCATCCGGCCGGTGGTCGCACACCAGGAGATCGCCGCGCGGATGCCGACCGCGGCCGAGCGGCGCAACCTCGGCCTCAAGGCCAGCGAACCGGTGCTCACCATGACCCGCAGCGCCTTCGACGCCAACGGCGTCGCCGTCGAATACGGCGACCACTGCTACCGCGCACAGGACTACCGCATCGACGTGACCATCGACGAACGCTGA
- a CDS encoding sensor histidine kinase translates to MRRALARHLAVAAVVGVALTALVSVGLWRLAEQDARRGAERVARQVSSAVLMSVASHDYARPGGVDRADLLDHLTPFLRSKMVDRVKIFSLRGGQATVVFSDEPRNEQHTETLRPALDAALRSGQVLVEPVPRDAGHRFENALTGQRMEVFFGFRDGGGNPAALELYVPVDVAGTTEHGVMVLLPVVLAGFLVVAAALLPVSLALARRTDRERLRHGLTAVELTRRDVAHRLHDGVIPDLAAAGLLIERGADHPDLLGRAHRLVTGEVRQLRTLLTNLVPTGSSSDDPVVALHDAVGGDDVSLEVSVSGPAAPETVALLHQAATELVRNARRHAQATHITVRLTASGPDTLVLTVTDDGIGFDPSASPPDGHVGLRLVSRFVADHGGTLRIISEPGAGTVASVSVRRSAAAAGRPARPGR, encoded by the coding sequence ATGCGCCGCGCGCTGGCCCGGCACCTGGCGGTGGCCGCCGTCGTCGGGGTGGCGCTGACCGCGCTGGTCTCGGTCGGGCTGTGGCGGCTGGCCGAGCAGGACGCGAGGCGCGGCGCGGAACGGGTCGCCCGGCAGGTCTCGTCGGCGGTGCTGATGTCGGTCGCGTCGCACGACTACGCCCGCCCTGGCGGCGTCGACCGCGCCGACCTGCTCGACCACCTGACGCCGTTCCTGCGCTCGAAGATGGTCGACCGCGTCAAGATCTTCAGCCTGCGGGGCGGCCAGGCCACCGTCGTCTTCTCCGACGAGCCGCGCAACGAGCAGCACACCGAGACGTTGCGCCCCGCGCTGGACGCGGCCCTTCGGTCCGGCCAGGTCCTGGTCGAGCCGGTCCCCCGCGACGCCGGCCACCGCTTCGAGAACGCCTTGACGGGCCAGCGGATGGAGGTGTTCTTCGGCTTCCGCGACGGCGGCGGCAACCCGGCCGCGCTCGAGCTCTACGTGCCGGTCGACGTGGCCGGCACGACGGAGCACGGCGTCATGGTGCTGCTGCCCGTGGTGCTCGCCGGTTTCCTGGTCGTCGCGGCCGCGCTGCTACCGGTCTCGCTGGCGCTGGCCCGCCGCACCGACCGCGAACGGCTCCGGCACGGCCTGACCGCGGTCGAACTCACCCGCCGCGACGTGGCCCACCGCCTACATGACGGCGTGATCCCAGATCTGGCCGCGGCGGGCCTACTGATCGAACGCGGCGCCGACCATCCCGACCTGCTCGGCCGGGCACACCGGCTGGTCACGGGCGAGGTGCGCCAGTTGCGCACGCTGCTGACCAATCTAGTGCCGACCGGCTCCTCCTCCGACGATCCGGTTGTGGCGCTGCACGACGCGGTCGGCGGCGACGACGTTTCGCTGGAGGTCTCGGTTTCCGGGCCGGCCGCCCCAGAAACCGTGGCGCTGCTGCACCAGGCCGCGACCGAGCTGGTCCGCAATGCCCGCCGGCACGCCCAGGCCACGCACATCACGGTCCGGCTCACCGCTTCCGGCCCGGACACGCTGGTGCTGACGGTGACCGACGACGGGATCGGCTTCGACCCGTCGGCCTCGCCGCCGGACGGTCACGTGGGACTGCGGTTGGTGTCGCGGTTCGTGGCCGACCACGGCGGCACGCTGCGGATCATCAGCGAGCCGGGTGCCGGGACGGTGGCGTCGGTCAGTGTGCGGCGGAGCGCCGCAGCCGCCGGGCGGCCAGCACGACCAGGGCGCTAG
- a CDS encoding response regulator transcription factor, which yields MPLSLLVIDDHRVFTDTLALSLDLEPDLCCVATAQTAREGLAKAAAIEVDVAIVDLDLPDASGIEVVAELLALRPALRAIVLTAHPRADLAARALLAGAAAFLPKDAALRSILSAVRTADPAHPVVDAPRQPAIALTAREYDVLRQLAQGLDAHRCATALGLSVYTTRDHIKALMGKLSAHTQLEAVVAADRLGLISVGSRY from the coding sequence GTGCCCCTCTCCCTGTTGGTGATCGACGACCACCGCGTATTCACCGACACCCTGGCGCTGAGCCTCGACCTCGAGCCCGACCTGTGCTGCGTCGCGACCGCCCAGACGGCCCGCGAGGGGCTCGCCAAGGCCGCCGCGATCGAGGTCGACGTCGCGATCGTCGACCTCGACCTGCCCGACGCCAGCGGCATCGAGGTCGTCGCTGAGCTGCTCGCGCTGCGCCCGGCGCTGCGGGCCATCGTGCTCACCGCCCACCCGCGCGCCGACCTGGCCGCGCGGGCTCTCCTTGCCGGGGCGGCCGCCTTCCTCCCGAAAGACGCCGCGCTGCGGTCGATCCTGTCGGCGGTCCGCACCGCCGACCCGGCACACCCGGTGGTCGACGCCCCGCGCCAGCCCGCGATCGCTTTGACCGCACGGGAATACGACGTGCTCCGCCAACTCGCGCAGGGCCTCGACGCCCACCGCTGCGCGACCGCCCTGGGCCTGTCCGTCTACACGACCCGCGACCACATCAAGGCGCTGATGGGCAAACTGTCGGCACACACCCAACTCGAGGCCGTGGTCGCCGCCGACCGGCTCGGGCTGATCTCCGTCGGCTCACGCTACTGA